One Dehalococcoidia bacterium DNA segment encodes these proteins:
- a CDS encoding M20/M25/M40 family metallo-hydrolase, with amino-acid sequence MQALNLGAPGKDCGTAIARVASLTAVTNAFAWLDRHPAACERETAAIAEIPAPTFGEERRAAYVAQRLQELGAEQVHGFGLGNVAGRFGPTTGEGIALLAHLDTVFTEAVDHRVSRRGGRLYGPGVGDNSAGVAGTITALAAAQAAGLRFERPVWVVGNVGEEGLGDLRGSRDTMEHFAGRLSAVLAIEGTMLGRLGHVAVGSRRLKVRFHAEGGHSWLDFGKASAVHAAVQAAAEIARLKVPTEPRTTFNIGRISGGDGVNVVAPSAELLLDMRSVGVAALADLSDRVEEILRRAAGPEITVEIEEVGQRPAGSIPRTHPLMQLCAAVLLRVGVRPEPTAGSTDANIPLSQGIPALALGVTRGAGIHSASEWIEIAPMRQGVQQLVLVCAALAGVAE; translated from the coding sequence GTGCAAGCTTTGAATCTCGGCGCGCCCGGCAAAGACTGCGGCACTGCCATCGCCCGCGTGGCCTCGTTGACCGCCGTGACGAATGCGTTCGCCTGGCTCGACCGGCACCCTGCCGCCTGCGAGCGCGAGACCGCGGCGATCGCCGAGATCCCGGCGCCGACCTTCGGCGAAGAGCGCCGCGCCGCCTATGTCGCACAGCGGCTGCAGGAGCTGGGCGCCGAGCAGGTGCACGGTTTCGGGCTGGGCAACGTCGCCGGCCGCTTCGGCCCGACCACGGGCGAGGGCATCGCGCTGCTTGCGCACCTCGATACAGTCTTCACCGAAGCCGTAGATCACCGCGTCTCGCGGCGCGGCGGCCGCCTCTACGGCCCCGGCGTGGGAGACAATTCGGCCGGCGTGGCGGGCACGATCACGGCGCTGGCGGCGGCGCAGGCCGCGGGGCTGCGCTTCGAGCGTCCGGTGTGGGTTGTGGGTAACGTCGGCGAAGAGGGCCTGGGCGACCTGCGCGGCTCGCGCGACACGATGGAGCACTTCGCGGGCCGGCTGAGCGCCGTACTCGCGATCGAGGGCACGATGCTTGGCCGCCTGGGGCATGTGGCGGTGGGCAGCCGCCGGCTGAAGGTCCGCTTCCACGCTGAGGGCGGGCATAGCTGGCTCGACTTCGGCAAGGCCAGCGCCGTGCACGCGGCGGTGCAGGCGGCGGCCGAGATCGCGCGGCTGAAGGTGCCAACCGAGCCGCGCACCACCTTCAACATCGGCCGCATCAGCGGCGGCGACGGCGTCAACGTGGTGGCGCCATCGGCCGAGCTGCTGCTGGACATGCGCTCGGTCGGCGTGGCGGCGCTTGCCGATCTCTCGGATCGGGTCGAAGAGATCCTGCGGCGCGCGGCTGGTCCCGAGATCACAGTCGAGATCGAAGAGGTGGGCCAGCGGCCGGCGGGTTCGATCCCGCGCACACATCCGTTGATGCAGCTCTGCGCCGCCGTGCTTCTGCGCGTGGGGGTGCGCCCGGAACCCACTGCCGGCAGCACCGACGCCAACATTCCGCTCAGCCAGGGTATACCGGCGCTGGCGCTGGGCGTCACGCGCGGCGCCGGCATCCACAGCGCCAGCGAGTGGATCGAGATCGCGCCGATGCGGCAGGGCGTGCAGCAGCTCGTGCTCGTCTGCGCGGCGCTGGCGGGAGTGGCCGAATGA
- a CDS encoding nitroreductase/quinone reductase family protein — MVDEFRANGGVVGGAMAGRLLLLLTATGAKSGLQRTTPLRYFADDGRLVVSASNLGAPHDPAWYRNLLKYPDVTVEVGSERFAGRARVLAGEERAQTWTRMSAAYPFLLEHQARTSRQLPLVALERRDR, encoded by the coding sequence GTGGTCGACGAGTTCCGCGCGAACGGGGGCGTTGTTGGCGGCGCAATGGCGGGCAGGCTGCTGCTCTTGCTGACCGCGACCGGCGCCAAGAGCGGCCTGCAGCGCACGACGCCGCTGCGCTACTTCGCGGACGACGGGCGCCTGGTCGTCTCCGCGTCCAACCTCGGCGCACCGCACGATCCCGCCTGGTATCGCAATCTCCTGAAGTATCCCGATGTCACGGTTGAGGTGGGCAGCGAGCGCTTCGCCGGGCGTGCGCGGGTGCTTGCTGGCGAAGAGCGTGCGCAGACGTGGACGAGGATGAGTGCGGCCTACCCGTTCCTGCTGGAGCACCAGGCGCGGACCAGCCGCCAGCTTCCGCTCGTCGCGCTGGAACGCCGCGATCGGTGA
- a CDS encoding GNAT family N-acetyltransferase, giving the protein MKIREATAADVDEAGRIIYAAFKGIAEQHNFPTDFPTPESAVRSARFSIAHEQCYGVVAEAEGHLLGSAYAHERDPIVGVGPVSVDPRAQAGGVGKALMRALLEHTAGAAGVRLVQDAFNTTSMPLYASLGFEAREPLVLVSGTPKAEPTADIEVRPMTEADLDTCGALCERVHGFPRTGELRDGLGRFAPAVAVRGGRIVAYSSGLSMRGHGVAESDEAMQALISDAAAFAPEQPALLLPIRQASFFRWALAAGMRVVKPCTLMTIGAYQEPAGCYFPSILY; this is encoded by the coding sequence ATGAAGATCCGCGAAGCGACCGCCGCCGATGTTGATGAGGCGGGCCGCATCATCTACGCCGCCTTCAAAGGCATCGCCGAGCAGCACAACTTCCCCACGGATTTCCCCACGCCGGAGTCCGCAGTGCGCTCGGCGCGCTTCAGCATTGCGCACGAGCAGTGCTATGGCGTGGTGGCCGAAGCGGAAGGCCATCTGCTCGGCTCCGCCTACGCGCATGAGCGCGACCCGATCGTCGGCGTCGGCCCGGTCTCCGTCGATCCGCGGGCGCAGGCCGGCGGCGTGGGCAAGGCGCTGATGCGGGCCTTGCTTGAGCACACGGCCGGTGCCGCGGGCGTGCGGCTGGTGCAGGACGCTTTCAACACGACCTCAATGCCGCTGTACGCCTCGCTGGGGTTCGAGGCGCGCGAGCCGCTGGTGCTCGTGTCCGGCACGCCGAAGGCTGAGCCAACCGCGGACATCGAAGTGCGGCCGATGACCGAGGCGGATCTGGACACCTGCGGCGCGCTCTGTGAGCGTGTGCATGGTTTCCCGCGCACGGGCGAGCTGCGCGACGGTCTGGGGCGCTTCGCGCCGGCGGTGGCCGTGCGCGGGGGCCGCATCGTCGCGTACAGCTCCGGGCTTTCGATGCGCGGCCACGGAGTTGCCGAATCCGACGAAGCGATGCAGGCGCTGATCTCAGATGCAGCGGCCTTCGCACCGGAACAGCCGGCGTTGCTGCTGCCGATCCGGCAGGCCTCCTTCTTCCGCTGGGCGCTGGCGGCGGGGATGCGCGTGGTGAAGCCCTGCACGCTGATGACCATCGGCGCCTATCAAGAGCCTGCCGGTTGCTACTTTCCGTCCATCCTGTACTGA
- a CDS encoding CaiB/BaiF CoA-transferase family protein, whose amino-acid sequence MLPLDNIRVLDLTRLAPGPHCTMILADLGADVIRIEEPGGGRRAVMEREREADPQREQRERRLAAFRALDRNKRSVALNLKAPEALAAFYRLADRADVVIEGYRPGVVKRLGVDFETLAARNPRLVYCSISGYGQQGPYRLLVGHDINYAAMAGALSITGPADGPPYFPANLLGDYAGGGMHAVIGILTALWARERTGRGQYVDISMTEGILTLLAAALSESYGTGEFVRRGVHRLTGALPYYGLYRCKDGQYLSLGANEPWFYDNLMTAVGRPDLAGTQGDTARREEVRAVLRAAIAMKTRDEWFAALQDKDVCVAPVYELDELERDPQIAARQMLVDVPHPEFGTVKQVGVSVKLSETPGAIRSPAPQRGQHTEEVLREAGLTDAEIEALGPTP is encoded by the coding sequence GTGCTGCCGCTCGACAACATCCGCGTGCTCGACCTCACCCGGCTGGCGCCCGGTCCGCACTGCACGATGATTCTCGCCGACCTGGGCGCCGACGTGATTCGCATCGAAGAGCCCGGAGGCGGCCGCCGCGCCGTGATGGAGCGTGAGCGCGAAGCCGATCCGCAACGCGAGCAGCGCGAACGTCGCCTCGCGGCCTTCAGGGCACTCGACCGCAACAAGCGCAGCGTGGCGCTGAACCTCAAGGCGCCGGAAGCACTAGCGGCCTTCTACCGGCTCGCGGATCGCGCCGATGTGGTGATCGAGGGCTACCGCCCCGGCGTGGTCAAGCGGCTGGGCGTGGATTTCGAGACGCTGGCGGCGCGCAATCCGCGCCTGGTCTACTGCTCGATCAGCGGCTACGGCCAGCAAGGGCCGTACCGGCTGCTCGTCGGGCACGACATCAACTACGCCGCGATGGCCGGGGCGCTGAGCATCACCGGCCCCGCCGACGGCCCGCCCTACTTTCCGGCGAACCTGCTGGGCGACTACGCCGGCGGCGGCATGCATGCGGTGATCGGCATCCTGACGGCGCTGTGGGCGCGTGAGCGCACGGGCCGCGGGCAGTACGTGGACATCAGCATGACCGAAGGCATTTTGACGTTGCTCGCGGCGGCGCTGAGCGAGTCCTACGGCACCGGCGAGTTCGTGCGGCGCGGGGTCCATCGCCTGACGGGGGCACTGCCATACTACGGGCTGTACCGCTGCAAGGACGGTCAGTATCTCTCCCTCGGCGCCAACGAGCCGTGGTTCTACGACAACCTGATGACGGCGGTGGGCCGCCCGGACCTCGCGGGCACGCAGGGCGACACCGCACGCCGCGAAGAGGTCCGCGCGGTGCTGCGCGCAGCGATCGCGATGAAGACGCGCGACGAATGGTTTGCCGCCCTACAAGACAAGGATGTTTGCGTCGCGCCCGTGTACGAGCTGGACGAGCTAGAACGCGACCCGCAGATCGCGGCGCGGCAGATGCTTGTAGACGTGCCGCACCCAGAGTTCGGCACCGTGAAGCAGGTCGGCGTCTCGGTGAAGTTGTCGGAGACGCCGGGTGCGATCCGCTCGCCGGCGCCGCAGCGCGGACAGCATACCGAAGAGGTCCTGCGCGAAGCCGGCCTGACCGACGCCGAGATCGAGGCGCTCGGCCCCACCCCCTGA
- a CDS encoding carboxymuconolactone decarboxylase family protein: MDQSARFEAGLETRRAVLGSDYVDRALANADEFTQPFQEFVTTQAWNDIWNRPGLDRRTRSIVNLATLTALGRSQELATHVRGALTNGVTPEEIREVFFQLAGYAGFPAAVEAFRAAQPIVAEWRSKHPTP, translated from the coding sequence ATGGATCAGTCTGCCCGCTTCGAGGCCGGCCTGGAGACGCGGCGCGCGGTGCTTGGCTCCGACTATGTCGACCGCGCGCTGGCCAACGCCGACGAGTTCACGCAGCCGTTTCAAGAGTTCGTGACCACGCAGGCGTGGAACGACATCTGGAACCGGCCGGGCCTGGACCGAAGAACGCGCAGTATTGTCAACCTCGCCACGCTCACGGCGCTCGGCCGCTCTCAGGAGCTGGCCACACATGTGCGCGGCGCCCTGACCAACGGCGTCACGCCGGAGGAGATCCGCGAGGTCTTCTTCCAGCTCGCCGGCTACGCGGGCTTCCCCGCCGCGGTGGAAGCCTTTCGCGCCGCGCAGCCGATCGTCGCCGAGTGGCGCTCCAAACACCCCACCCCCTGA
- a CDS encoding enoyl-CoA hydratase-related protein, producing the protein MTSADEPVLYEQDGAIVTITLNRPEKMNNFGGGLFQALGEAYRRFRDDDAASVAILTGAGKAFCAGGDLTEMARRASAAAPQEPQSPEQRRRGYFQNRRVTYLTDIYKPIIGAINGYCFAGGLEIALTCHFRIGAASSEYGVLNRRFSVPLIDGGTYRLPLVVGLGNALYLIQTGRRIDAAEALRMGLIQELVLDAELLPRARELAQIMAAVPQAGLRGDTEAVLRGLGKTPDDALPQEMIIGSTVLQSDDFRRGPARFAAKTYDKTTG; encoded by the coding sequence ATGACGAGCGCGGACGAGCCGGTGCTCTACGAGCAGGACGGCGCGATCGTCACGATCACGCTCAACCGCCCGGAGAAGATGAACAACTTCGGCGGCGGCCTCTTCCAGGCGCTGGGCGAAGCCTACCGCCGCTTCCGCGACGACGATGCGGCGAGCGTCGCGATCCTCACGGGCGCGGGCAAGGCGTTTTGCGCCGGCGGCGACCTGACCGAGATGGCCCGCCGAGCGAGCGCAGCCGCGCCGCAGGAGCCGCAGAGTCCGGAGCAGCGGCGCCGCGGTTACTTCCAGAACCGCCGCGTGACCTATCTGACCGACATCTACAAGCCGATCATCGGCGCGATCAACGGCTACTGCTTCGCCGGCGGGCTGGAGATCGCGCTGACCTGCCATTTCCGCATCGGCGCGGCCAGCTCCGAGTACGGCGTGCTCAACCGCCGCTTTTCCGTACCGCTGATCGACGGCGGCACGTATCGCCTGCCGCTCGTCGTTGGCCTGGGCAACGCGCTGTACCTGATCCAGACCGGCCGCCGCATCGACGCCGCCGAGGCGCTGCGCATGGGCCTGATCCAGGAGCTTGTGCTCGACGCCGAGCTACTGCCGCGGGCGCGCGAGCTGGCGCAGATCATGGCGGCCGTGCCGCAGGCGGGCCTGCGCGGCGACACCGAGGCCGTGCTGCGCGGCCTGGGCAAGACGCCGGACGATGCGCTGCCGCAGGAGATGATCATCGGCAGCACCGTGCTGCAGTCGGACGATTTCCGCCGCGGCCCCGCCCGCTTCGCCGCCAAGACCTACGACAAGACAACGGGCTGA